The Silene latifolia isolate original U9 population chromosome X, ASM4854445v1, whole genome shotgun sequence genome contains the following window.
CAATAATGTCTAGTATTAATGGCATGCTTGACAGAACTATGAAAAAGGGTTTGTGGTTTTTCATTCTAACAGTAACCACACCATGTTCAACATGGATTTAAGGTCTACACCGTCAACAACCAAGTATATTTCTTCAAATGTTCGCCTGGCTAATGGGAGAGGGATTAGGGTTGGGGAAAGGGAACAACCTGAGAGACTGATGGATTTTGAATTGGGACTTACTCCTGGTGGGAGGGTTTATCCTGGTATGCGGTTTTTGTGGTGACCGACCTTTTTTTGGGCGATTATTTTTTCTGTTCACAatggggggggggagggggaggGGGGCAGGTCGAGTTCTCAGCCTCCTCAAGGTAATGCTGATATTGGGGGTATGGGTAATCAAGGGGATGTACCTATGGATGATGTACCAGGTCAGGGTACTGGGAGTGGTGTATTAGGAGGGTTTCATCAAGGTGCTAGTTCACAGGCTGCCGGTGTCCAACCTGGTTCTGGGGAGGGGGTGGTGCAAGATGGTAGGACTGGTGGGATGGGTGTTGCTCAGGGACAATCCTCACAGGTTCTTGGACATGATCAAGGGCAAGGAGGGACTGGGTTAGGAGGATGGGTGTCTGAGGAGGggaatgctgctgctgctgttgttggTCTTGGTATTGGTATGGATAGCACGCATCAGATGGGTGGGAATGGTGTTGGTCAGCCTGGTAATGCTTTACAGGCTAATAATAACAATCAAAGCAATTCTGATGAGTACTATAGTGCTGCTGAAGATTTGGAACAACCGAGGGCTCCTGTGCTTGGTCAGGCAAGCATTCTACATCAAATTCAGGCTGCTGACCCTTATCTTCTTTACACTGGTCCAGGCAGTTCAAGGGGTGTCCTTGATCGTGATCTTAGGATTCAGGAGTCTATCCTTTCTAGAGTGGAAGCAGATGTGGAGTGGGCTAGGATGGAGGATGATCATCGTGGCCTTAACCAGACTTTTGACCCTCCTCCTATGGGCATCCCTATTATGTATCATTATCCTGAGGGTATGGGTCCTCAGCCAGGGGATGGAGATTAGGGGTCAGCTGACATGGAGATGGGCACTCCCCTTGAGGAGTcttcaattgaaatcattagtattAGTTCTGACTCTGAACCACTGCCTGCTAGGGAACCACTTCCTCCATGCTCATGGGTGCTCAACCCTGCTATGTTGGGAAACTCTTCTGATGAGTCTTCTGAATTTCATCATAGCAGTGCAATCAATCTCATATCTACTTTTGAGGAGGCTAATGAGGATCAGAATGAGGTGAGTAGTATGCCAGTAAGGGAGGGACCAATCTCTATGGGGCCTGATTTGAATGCTAGAGCTAGTCCATCCCTGTCTTCTTCTGCTATTGAGAGGATGGGTGCTGATCTTCAGGCTCGTACTGCTGCTTTAAAAGCTAGGGTTGCTACTTTGCAGTCCCTTGAAAGTCAGAATCAAAATGCTGCTGTGGAGTTGACTGGTGAGAATTTTGGAGCTGCTGCGGTTGGTAATTTGTCTGGGTTTGCTGTGGGATCAAGATGCGCTCCCTCAACAAGGTTAATTGCAAATATAGACATGGGAAGGGAGGTCAAAAGCTGTTTGTCTGATGAGTTTATGGGTGTGGCTGATTTGTATCATCAACCTGAGATGTTGAAGACTCATAAGGATGCTATTTCTGGGGCAAGAAAAAGGAAGTGATGCACTGAAGTTCAGGATGAGATGGTACCAGAAGCTGTTGTTGCTTCAATGGAAAAGGCAAAAGAATATCTTCTTCAGCTAGCCAAGAGACCATGTGTGGGTAGAGGTATTCATAATGGGAAGGGTGCTTACTCAGGCTCTGGTTTTCGTATGAATGTGGGTGATTTTGATTTAAATGAGTCTACTGGTTCTTCTGTTAATGATGCTCCTGCTGCTGATGGCTCTGTGGAGGTTGGGCCCTCACAACCTCCTCGCTCACCATGATGGGTTTGGCTTGGAATTGTAGGGGACTAAGTAATGCGCTCTCCCCTACAATTCCTAAAATTAGAGCGCTAGTTAGtaataattattttgattttCTGTTTATTATGGAAACTAAATGTAATGTTAGTAGTGTTAGCCCTATTTTTCGATCTTTTGGGTTTGATAAGACTGTTGGGGTGGACGCTTTAGGCGCTTCAGGAGGGCTTTGGGTTGGGTGGCGTAGGGAAGCTAAGATGCGCCATGTTTACTCTTGTATACATTTTGTGGTCCTCCTTGTCGAAATATATAATGGGCTTTTATGGTACTTGGTTCTCTTTTATGGTGCGCCGAGTTCTTCTAAGAGGGCATCTGTTTTGAGTGATTTAGAATGTCGATTATCATCTTTTCAGTAACCTTATTTAATAATTGGCGACTTTAACCAAGTGGAGTTCTCTTGCGATAAGTGGACTTTGAAGCCTACTACGATATATGAGGCTTCTATGTTTAATAAATGGCGTATTAGAAATGAGCTAGTGGATATACCATTTAAGGGGCCTCAATTTACATGGTGCAATAATCAGAAGGGTCAAGATCGCGTGTATGAAAGGTTGGATAAAGCTATGGGGTCTAAGGATTGGTTCACTTTCTTCCCAAATACGGGACTAAAACACTATCCAATTCAGATTTCTGACCATGCTCCGATTGAGTTGGATTTCAATCTTATCAGTAATGGGTCTCGGAAGCCCTACAAGTTGGATTCGTGGGCTCTAGAACATGAAGAATGTGTTAAGGAAGTTCAAAAGGCGTGGTTGACAAAGTTTAAGGGCTCTCCGGCCTTTCAAGTCACGAGGAAATTAGCTGTGTTTAAGCAAAGAATGAAATCCTGGACCCTTGACAAGAGACAGGATTGAAGACAGAAATGGGAGGATTTTGATGTTCGTCTAGAGAAGGGTATGGAGTTAGCAATACGCGAGGGAAGGGACGAGGAGCATTCTAAAGTGGATGAGGAAGTTCGGGCCTTTGCTCGTGCTGCTGATATGTTTTGGAAACAAAGAACTAAAGTTCGATGGGCTATTGATGGGGATACTTGCACTAAGTATTTCTTTAATTGGGTCAAAGGGAGGGCTGGGAGGAACTATATTCATGGAATTAAAGGAGATGATGGAAATTGGACGTATGATTCCAAAGAGGTCGGTAGCGTTTTCCAGCAATACTTTATGGGGTTGTATGAGGTCAATGGGTCGATGGAAGAATCGGAGAGTTTGGTGGCTGAAGAGGAGATCttttggggtgttacaaagagtTTGTCGAATGATGATGTCGATTGGTTGACGAAGCCTTTCACTGCTAAGGAAGTACGGGCTGCTGTTTTTCAGATGGGGACATTGAAATCACCGGGACCGGATGACATCCCGGCCTATTTCTTCCAGAAATTTTGGGGATTTATTAAGAAGGATTTCATCAAGGCGGCTCTATCTGTGCTAAACTCGGGTCGTGTGTTGCGCGAGTCAAATCGAACCTTTATTGCTCTCATTCCTAAGACTGGAAACCCTGAGGTTGTGCAAGATTATCGCCCTATTAGTCTCTGTAACGTCTTTATGAGAATTATCTCTAAGTGTGTTGCTAATAGACTTGCCCGGGTCATGAGTTCCCTGACTGGTGAGTTTCAAAATGCTTTTATTCTGGGCGGCTTATTAGTGATAATATTCTTCTGGGACATGAAGCTATTCATGAGATTAATAGACATAAAAGTGGAAAATTGCAACAGGAGTTGAAATATGGGGATGCCATTTTTGTGATCAACTAAAGGGAAAATGATAATGACAATCCAAGAAAGAAATTACTTGAGCAAAGAACATTAAAACATAGCATTTCTGTTTTGATTGCAGAATTATGGTCATTTTGTTTGCTCCATATCTTGAGTTTTACTTGGTCAAAAATTATGTTCTTTATATGGAtaaaatcttgaagaagtctactttcctATGGAGTTGGAATCAACAGAAGTTAATGTGTAGATTTCTCATAATGAAGCTTCAAAGACTGTCACGCAGGAATGCAATGCTGTTTTCTGAAATGACCTGTTGTCACTCAAACCTGCATAACTCAAGATTTAGCGGTTCTTTTTGAGTAATTCTTTTTGGCAGAGAAAGCTAACATCATTAGCTTTAATTTGATGTATGTTGGGTATTTTTAACCTTTCTAAGCTATGAGCTATGATTTTTCTAAGTCACTGCAGCTGTTCAAGAGGAATGCTGAATGTTGGTTTCTGACCTGCTCTTAGTAAGAAAATCATATCTCAAGTTCTAGGCCACTTCAAGGGCTAATTCCTTCTGGGAATGGAATCTAACATCCTTAGCTTTCATTCAAGCCATCACAAGCCATTTATTTCAACCTAGATTTCTCATAATGAAGCTTCAAAGACTGCCACGCAGGAATGCAATGCTGTTTTCTGAAATGACCTGTTGTCACTCAAACCTGCATAACTCAAGATTTAGCGGTTCTTTTATTTCAACCAGAAAATCGTCTCACAAAAACATAAACTCAAGATTTAGCGGTTCTTTTAGCTAATTCCTTCTGGGAATGGAATCTAACATCCTTAGCTTTCATTCAAGCCATCACAAGCCATTTATTTCAACCTGGATCAAGAGATACGAATTTTTGAAGACAAGGTTGAATCCTGAAATGTTATGTTTCTGAACCATAAAGAAAATGACCTGAGTTCTTAAGGAAATTGCTCAAATTATGTCTCCATATTATTTTTCCATCAATCCTAATATCCTAAGCTACAAGAAAGTCCAAGAAAGCAAACAGCAAAGAAGTCCAACACAAGCCTGAAGATACCAAAGTTGTTTTGCCATTTCAGGAAAGGGACAAGACTACTTTAATGTTGCTTTTCTGAAGTTTTCAGCAGCCTGTTTTTGCATCAGTTTTACTTGTTCTTATTAGAAGACTTTCTGAAAGTTTTAACTTCTTTTTGCAAGGCTTTTGAGCCCTTAGATGTTGCTTTATTTTTAGGGTAGAGATTAGTTGTAGAGCTCTATATAATGAGCCTTATTCCCATTGTAAAAAGCAGAatttgataaatgaaaaaacctTGCTTTGTGCAAAAACTTCATTCCTTCGTGGGTGTTAATCTTCCTTCGTGGAGAACCTTAATCTAGACCTTTGTGGCTTGATTAAGAAGACGAGTTAGGCTTACCTTTGTGGATGCTTATGCTTGTTATTATCTTTATATTTGCTGCATTTTATTTTGTTCATATACAACCAGAAAATCGTCTCACAAAAACATAAACTTTCTTCCTTCATTGTCACTGTTATTGTTGAAAGTTACAGACTTTCATATGTTGCAAAATATATGCTCCAAATTGGTAATCAGAGCCTAGGTTGTTATATGAGTGGTTTGATACACAAAAGTTCATTACTTTGCATCAGGTTCAACACTCCTGAAATCCCGATTTTTGTAAATTTGGTTTCTGacattttgttttcatttcctTGCTCACATCAAAGTCGGTATCTTTACATTACAAAGATCCATCCTTTTCTTTAAGAAATGAAATTTTCAATGTTTATGGATGACCTTCATGAGGAGGGTAATACTTTCTTCAATCCCGAGCTTCCCCCTGTTTTTGACGATAAAGTGTATGTTGGGTGTGAAGTCCATAAACCATTAATGGATAAAGAAACAGTTCTGTGAGGCGAGATATATTGACAGAATAGTTCACAACAATGTTTCAGAGACTGTCCCGAGAATTATTCCTCATGACGTCCATGGTGCTCTCTTGAACCCTATGAAGTTGTTCTTGAACTAGAGGTTAGACAATCCTTTGAGCTTCATTATGGGGTTTTCCTTGACCATACTTAATGAGGAAACCATATTGGGTGCGCACAAGAAGGAGCAAGAAGATTATTCTTACATTGTCCCATGCTTACCATTTCAGAATATGCACTTCTATTGTATTCCTTATTCTGATTTTGGAATAAGTTCCAAGGGAGGTAAAATCTACAACTTCTTTTCACCACACTTTCATTTCTACATGTTGCTAAGGTTAATGTTTAGTTTAGATGGTGGTTTATACTTATTTATTTGGAGGGATGAGGTGTTGAGGCTTAACATGTATAATCTGTCCAATAAGGTGAAATGGTTATGTTTTACGGATGTAGGATGTTTGGGACCTGCTTGTTTAAGCCTTGATGAGTTAATCATGTTGTTATTAAGTCCTAAGTTGCTAATGGTACTGTTCTCGAAATTCAGAATCGGTTATGGATTAGAAATGAATCAAGTTATTCctatttgttttaatttgtacaTTCTGATTTTGAGAATCAATGTTAAAATTTCTGAGGTTAAGGCTAGCTTGAAATGTTGTCATGTTAATGGAATGGTAATGCCACACTTTAGCTGTGGAATTAATGGAGTTTTAACCGAACATAAGCCAAGAATGTCCTTTATAATGCAAATGGACAGAAGCATGAATCAAAGAGTTGTTGTTGCTTATTGTGGATATGTCTACTGTCATTCGGGTGAAGAAGTTTATACATATGGGTTGTTCATCCTGGGTATTGAGAATGGTTCTAAGAGAGAAAACATTAATGGCCCTAAGAACTCTTTTGTTGCTGAACACATGGAGTTATACTATCTTCTGTGGAGTCGGGCTTCTCATATGCTACCATTTTTCATATGGCTTACTATGGTGTTTATTGGGAAGGGAAAATTCATTTCCTTTATGAAGGTTAATGTGATAAAAAAAGGTTGTGAAAATAAATCGGGACTGATGTATTTAAGATGACTCCTTTGAAGAGTCGTTTCTCCATAGTAGTCACCTCACCAACTCATCAAgtaggaaaagaagaagaaagactaACAAAGCCAGCTAAGTTTAGGACCAAGAGTGTTAAGTGCACACAAGGGTCTCTCAAATCTGAACTTGGTATCCTTCTAATGCTAAGAGACTTTGTGTTAATCTTTGATCCCGGAGGGAAGCACCTGCGGCTGATGTTTTTGGAGATGCATCAATTGAAAGTAGGAGTTATTTTTGCTGTCAATAGGAGCTGAAACCTTGTGGTGATTATTTGGTGAATTTGTCTTTcaaaatttgaggtcaaattctttCAAGTTGGAGGGTTTGAAGCAGGAGCTAAGGGAATTGATCAATCGGAATTTGAggcaaattcttttgaagaaaggggATTTGCAACAGGAGTTGAAATATGGGGATGCCATTTTTGTGATCAACTAAAGGGAAAATGATAATGACAATCCAAGAAAGAAATTACTTGAGCAAAGAACATTAAAACATAGCATTTCTGTTTTGATTGCAGAATTATGGTCATTTTGTTTGCTCCATATCTTGAGTTTTACTTGGTCAAAAATTATGTTCTTTATATGGAtaaaatcttgaagaagtctactttcctATGGAGTTGGAATCAACAGAAGTTAATGTGTAGATTTCTCATAATGAAGCTTCAAAGACTGTCACGCAGGAATGCAATGCTGTTTTCTGAAATGACTTGTTGTCACTCAAACCTGCATAACTCAAGATTTAGCGGTTCTTTTTGAGTAATTCTTTTTGGCAGAGAACGCTAACATCATTAGCTTTAATTTGATGTATGTTGGGTATTTTTAACCTTCCTAAGCTATGAGCTATGATTTTTCTAAGTCACTGCAGCTGTTCAAGAGGAATGCTGAATGTTGGTTTCTGACCTGCTCTTAGTAAGAAAATCATATCTCAAGTTCTAGGCCACTTCAAGGGCTAATTCCTTCTGGGAATGGAATCTAACATCCTTAGATTTCATTCATGCCATCACAAGCCATTTATTTCAACCTGGATCAAGAGATACGAATTTTTGAAGACAAGGTTGAATCCTGAAATGTTATGTTTCTGAACCATCAAGAAAATGACCTAAGTTCTTAAGGCAATTGCTCAAATTATGTCTCCATATTATTTTTCCATCAATCCTAATATCCTAAGCTACAAGAAAGTCCAAGAAAGCAAACAGCAAAGAAGTCCAACACAAGCCTGAAGATACCAAAGTTGTTTTGCCATTTCAGGAAAGGGACAAGACTACTTTAATGTTGCTTTTCTGAAGTTTTCAGCAGCCTGTTTTTGCATCAGTTTTACTTGTTCTTATTAGAAGACTTTCTGAAAGTTTTAACTTCTTTTTGCAAGGCTTTTGAGCCCTTAGATGTTGCTTTATTTTTAGGGTAGAGATTAGTTGTAGAGCTCTATATAATGAGCCTTATTCCCATTGTAAAAAGCAGAatttgataaatgaaaaaacctTGCTTTGTGCAAAAACTTCATTCCTTCGTGGGTGTTAATCTTCCTTCGTGGAGAACCTTAATCTAGACCTTTGTGGCTTGATTAAGAAGACGAGTTAGGCTTACCTTTGTGGATGCTTATGCTTGTTATTATCTTTATATTTGCTGCATTTTATTTTGTTCATATACAACCAGAAAATCGTCTCACAAAAACATAAACTTTCTTCCTTCATTGTCACTGTTATTGTTGAAAGTTACAGACTTTCATATGTTGCAAAATATATTCTCCAAAAATATGGGCGGTTTGCTTTCAAGGCTGATATGAGCAAATCTTATGATAGAATTCGTTGGGGTTTCCTGGCTAAGGTCATGGGTAAGTTTCGTTTTCCGGAGAGAATGATTGGTTTAATCATGAATTGTGTTACGACGGTTTCGTACGAGATTTTACTGACTGGATCGCCTCTTACTGTTTTTTTTACCAAAATGTGGTCTTCGGCAGGGAGATCCTTTGTCCCCTTACTTATTTATTCTTTGTATGGAAGTGTTATCGGGGATGGTTATTCAGGCTCAAAATCGTGGATTGCTTAAGGGTATTCAGTTATGTAAGCAAGTAACTCCGCTGACGCATCTTTTCTTTGCGGATGACGCTGTTTTATTTCTTCAGGAAACAGGGGACTCTGCGAAACATTTGAAAAGTATTTTGGATGCTTATTGTGGAGCATCGGGCCAAAGGATTAATGATGCTAAGTCGGGAATTCAGTTTAGCCCAAGTATGAGGTTGAGTCAGGCTAAGGTGTGTCTTCAGGTTTTTAACATTAGAAACAACAAAGGAATTGACAAATATCTTGGGATTCCAACAGAATTTCAGGGGTCAAAGAGAGATTTTTTCATGACGTTAACGGATTGTGTTATGAAGAGGATTTCTTCGTGGAATGGCATTTTCCTCTCATCGGCTGGTAGACTTACCCTAATTTCATCGGTTCTATAAAATCTTTCAAATTACTTTCTATCAGTTTTTAAAATTCCGGTAAGTGTGACTAACAAGATTAACTCTTTGTTGTTGCATTTTTGGTGGGCGGGATGTAAGTCGGGTAAGGGTACTCACTGGTGTAGTAGGAATTTTCCGAGTTTGCCGAAAAGTGCAGGAGGGCTTGGCTTGCGGAATATTGAATGTTTGAATCAAGCCTTGCTAGCTAAACAGGCTTGGAGAATTGTGTCGGGCCAAGAGTCCTTGTTTTGTAAGGTGTTTAGAGCAAAATTGTTTGGGAGGCAAGGGATGAAGACCGACTTGGACTACAAAAGGTCGGGTAATGTGTCATGGGGAATGAGAAGTCTGCGATATGGATTGGATTTGTTAGTTCACAATGTTGCTTGGAAACCAGGGATACGTTCTAGTCTTAATGTTTGGACTACTCGTTGGGTTAATGGTGAGATGCCGGAACCGAGTGCCGAGGCTCTACGAATAGAAAATGTTGGTTTAAAGGACTTGAGGGTTCATGATATTcatcatgagaatgaaggttGGGATGAGCAACGCATCATGTATCTTTTCCATGAGGGGGTTGTGGATCACATCTTAGCGATTCCGGTCTGTGTTTCCCAGGTTCATGATTGCATTTTTTGGAAGCATACGACTAATGGTGAATATTCGGTGAAAAATGGCTATGGGGTTGCTTTTAGTCACTTCATGGAGACGCATGCATGTAATAAAGACAAGACACGGATGAGTGATAATAGTATCAGGTTTTGTCAGAAGGTTTTGTGGAAGCTTCCAGTTCCACAAAAGTGGAAAGTGTTCTTATGGCAGCTCATTTCCGATTCTCTTCCCATGGGGTCTAGCCTTGCTCGCCGAGGTTTCCAGGCTGACCTATCCTGTAAAGTTTGTGCGAATGAGGATGGGTTCATGGAAGCAAGAGCTCATCTTTTTAGGGATTGTAGTGTTGCTAAGCGTATTTGGGCATGTTTGGACTTGGGTATCCGAGTTAACTGCGCTCCCTCAATGGATGTAGGATAGTGGATTATCAACTGGATCTCATATCTGGGTAAGTCTGAGGGAGCCGATATTAGCTTGATTAAGTTTTTGGGTACCTTGTGGTGTTTATGGGTGGTCCAGAATAGGGTGGTTTTTCAGGAAGCCAATTTTCATCCTCAGCTGTTCTACGGTATATGGAGAAGCACGATGGATATTGTGGTGAAGGCATGGGAGGAGGGGGAAAAAGTAAGGGGTGCGGATAGGGTTGTTGGGGGTGATTTGAACTGTTCGCCCATAGAGCCGCGGGATGGACGCCCCTTTTATGTGGTAGGTGAGGCCTTTTCGTGTGCTTCTGTCAAGGTTATGGTAGATGCGGGGTGGAAGTCGGTTAAAGAAGCTGCTATTGGATGGGTTGCGACTGCGGATGATGGAGCTATTCTCTTCAGTAGAAGCATCAAAATCAAGGCACAATCGGCGTTGCAAGCAGAAGCATTAAGTTTGAAGGATGTGTTGATTTGGGCACGGGATCAAGGGATTCGACATTTAGACGTTTCTACGGATTGTCTCAAGCTGTTGCTCCAAATAACCGGGAGGGAAATGGTACACCATCTTACAAGAGGGATTCTAGATGATATGGGTGTGTTATTTCCGATGTTTCATTGCCTAAGTTTTACTTTTGTACCTAGGTGTTTTAATAAGACCGCTCATGACCTTGCTAAGCAGGCCATGAGAGGGTCGTAGCTTGTGAATCTTTTTGTAtcgctgccaaaaaaaaaaaaaaaaaaattgttttcgtATGTGGATCATAGTCGTACCATTAACATTGAAATGTTGTATAATGTGTAACGATACTTGTCTTTCGGCATGATCAAGTATATACAACGCTATTTTATACGTGTTGGCATGAGACGGAATTTTCTTTAGTACGTCATGTTTCCATAAGTAATAGCGACGTAAGATAAATGGATCAATAAGTCTCACtgtagacggatatatccgtctaaagtgaaatacgggtcaaatatgcttaaagtggtgatatttttgggTCCCACCATAcaacttgttgtttgtcttatgctttaagtgggtggatatttgacccgtctataactatagacggatatatcccgtctataatgagaatttgtgtaaatgGATAGACCGTAAAATGAGTCTTCATTCATTTTACtatgacattttttttttttttggaaacatGTGTTAAGTTTGTTGATCATCATATGACTCATGTAAGATTATATATTTTCACATTAGTGATATTGTGCCTTTACAGCTTTACGGATTGTGTTGTATTTACGAGGCTTCAAGAGTATAGAAATAGAAAAACTAATACAAGGACATAATAAATAAGATTTACTCGTATTTGAATACGTTAAGTAAGATGTGCTAGAgttaaaaggttttataaatgtaTGTTAAATTTTCACTAGGATTCTATGTGAGCACTGGTCTTTTCCATGTGGATAATCATAAAATTTGAGCAATTGACTATTTATATTCAAAGTCGTGGAGTCAATGTGGagctttaaatgtttatttgagaTTACATGGAAAATTAGGTTATATACAATGTGTGAATGTCTTAGTCActtgtcaatttttttttcttgtaaCGTTGGGTTGTCACTTATGTATAACGCAGGGACGAAGTTAGGATAAAATAATTACCAGGGCCGCTTTCCAATTCGTCCGCATTTATACTCATTTATTATAGACATCGTATCAATATTTTAGCATTTTCGATATCTATTAAGATTTCTAGATTAGGTTATATACGAAACATACAAATTAActattttttttatgtaattattaaaTTCTATGTTGAGTATTCGATAGGCTTACCCATATTTTATAGAGCGTTTTTTATTTATA
Protein-coding sequences here:
- the LOC141617667 gene encoding uncharacterized protein LOC141617667 codes for the protein MGLAWNCRGLSNALSPTIPKIRALVSNNYFDFLFIMETKCNVSSVSPIFRSFGFDKTVGVDALGASGGLWVGWRREAKMRHVYSCIHFVVLLVEIYNGLLWYLVLFYGAPSSSKRASVLSDLECRLSSFQNELVDIPFKGPQFTWCNNQKGQDRVYERLDKAMGSKDWFTFFPNTGLKHYPIQISDHAPIELDFNLISNGSRKPYKLDSWALEHEECVKEVQKAWLTKFKGSPAFQVTRKLAVFKQRMKSWTLDKRQD